A genome region from Ctenopharyngodon idella isolate HZGC_01 chromosome 5, HZGC01, whole genome shotgun sequence includes the following:
- the LOC127512028 gene encoding uncharacterized protein LOC127512028 isoform X18, whose translation MGSGVQELTGTDSDRDITPPFRKARPRGVNGTDREGGWVHWRPVGRRERGLQCRSRNSGSHGGSGATGSHGGSGATGSHGGSGATGSHGGSGATGSHGGSGATGSHGGSGATGSHGGSGATGSHGGSGATGSHGGSGATGSHGGSGATGSHGGSGATGSHGGSGATGSHGGSGGLGTHGGSGGLGNHGGSGGLGNHGGSGGLGTHGGSGGLGNHGGSGGLGAHGRSGSVAGHSSSQAVEDRGRVRSPPASSSNSEAADDRGRAGSPPTSSPPSGIWPPPKKFLGNSTEAVAVSWVRSSSDAGRAESLGGAGRADQGGSVTISGRAGCSVTAFAGESGRADCSGTAAG comes from the exons atgggaagtggagtccaggaactgacaggaacagacagtgatcgtgacataacgccccccttccggaaggcgcgtcctcgcggcgtaaatggcacagatagggagggggggtgggtacattggagacctgttggcagacgggaacggggtctccaatgcaggtccaggaactcgggcagccacggggggtcag gtgccacgggcagccacggcgggtcaggtgccacgggcagccacggcgggtcaggtgccacgggcagccacggcgggtcaggtgccacgggcagccacggcgggtcaggtgccacgggcagccacggcgggtcaggtgccacgggcagccacggcgggtcaggtgccacgggcagccacggcgggtcaggtgccacgggcagccacggcgggtcaggtgccacgggcagccacggcgggtcaggtgccacgggcagccacggcgggtcaggtgccacgggcagccacggcgggtcaggtgccacgggcagccacggcgggtcag gtggcttgggcacccacggcgggtcaggtggcttgggcaaccacggcgggtcaggtggcttgggcaaccacggcgggtcaggtggcttgggcacccacggcgggtcaggtggcttgggcaaccacggcgggtcaggtggcttaggcgcccacggcaggtcagggtccgtagccggccacagcagttcacaggcggttgaagaccgtgggcgtgtaaggtccccacccgcaagctcaagcaattcggaggccgctgatgatcgcggccgtgcagggtccccacccacaagctccccaccctcaggtatatggcccccccccaaaaagttcttggggaattcaacggaggccgtggcggtttcgtgggtaaggagctcaAGTGACGCCGGTAGGGCAGAAAGcttgggtggcgccggcagggcagaCCAAGGGGGCTCCGTGACCATATCAGGGAGAGCGGGCTGCTCGGTGACGGCCTTCGCGGGTGAATCAGGAAGAGCagactgctctgggacggcagcgggctga
- the LOC127512028 gene encoding uncharacterized protein LOC127512028 isoform X24, with protein sequence MGSGVQELTGTDSDRDITPPFRKARPRGVNGTDREGGWVHWRPVGRRERGLQCRSRNSGSHGGSGATGSHGGSGATGSHGGSGATGSHGGSGATGSHGGSGATGSHGGSGATGSHGGSGATGSHGGSGATGSHGGSGATGSHGGSGATGSHGGSGATGSHGGSGATGSHGGSGGLGTHGGSGGLGTHGGSGGLGNHGGSGGLGAHGRSGSVAGHSSSQAVEDRGRVRSPPASSSNSEAADDRGRAGSPPTSSPPSGIWPPPKKFLGNSTEAVAVSWVRSSSDAGRAESLGGAGRADQGGSVTISGRAGCSVTAFAGESGRADCSGTAAG encoded by the exons atgggaagtggagtccaggaactgacaggaacagacagtgatcgtgacataacgccccccttccggaaggcgcgtcctcgcggcgtaaatggcacagatagggagggggggtgggtacattggagacctgttggcagacgggaacggggtctccaatgcaggtccaggaactcgggcagccacggggggtcag gtgccacgggcagccacggcgggtcaggtgccacgggcagccacggcgggtcaggtgccacgggcagccacggcgggtcaggtgccacgggcagccacggcgggtcaggtgccacgggcagccacggcgggtcaggtgccacgggcagccacggcgggtcaggtgccacgggcagccacggcgggtcaggtgccacgggcagccacggcgggtcaggtgccacgggcagccacggcgggtcaggtgccacgggcagccacggcgggtcaggtgccacgggcagccacggcgggtcaggtgccacgggcagccacggcgggtcag gtggcttgggcacccacggcgggtcag gtggcttgggcacccacggcgggtcaggtggcttgggcaaccacggcgggtcaggtggcttaggcgcccacggcaggtcagggtccgtagccggccacagcagttcacaggcggttgaagaccgtgggcgtgtaaggtccccacccgcaagctcaagcaattcggaggccgctgatgatcgcggccgtgcagggtccccacccacaagctccccaccctcaggtatatggcccccccccaaaaagttcttggggaattcaacggaggccgtggcggtttcgtgggtaaggagctcaAGTGACGCCGGTAGGGCAGAAAGcttgggtggcgccggcagggcagaCCAAGGGGGCTCCGTGACCATATCAGGGAGAGCGGGCTGCTCGGTGACGGCCTTCGCGGGTGAATCAGGAAGAGCagactgctctgggacggcagcgggctga
- the LOC127512028 gene encoding uncharacterized protein LOC127512028 isoform X21 produces MGSGVQELTGTDSDRDITPPFRKARPRGVNGTDREGGWVHWRPVGRRERGLQCRSRNSGSHGGSGATGSHGGSGATGSHGGSGATGSHGGSGATGSHGGSGATGSHGGSGATGSHGGSGATGSHGGSGATGSHGGSGATGSHGGSGATGSHGGSGATGSHGGSGATGSHGGSGGLGNHGGSGGLGTHGGSGGLGTHGGSGGLGNHGGSGGLGAHGRSGSVAGHSSSQAVEDRGRVRSPPASSSNSEAADDRGRAGSPPTSSPPSGIWPPPKKFLGNSTEAVAVSWVRSSSDAGRAESLGGAGRADQGGSVTISGRAGCSVTAFAGESGRADCSGTAAG; encoded by the exons atgggaagtggagtccaggaactgacaggaacagacagtgatcgtgacataacgccccccttccggaaggcgcgtcctcgcggcgtaaatggcacagatagggagggggggtgggtacattggagacctgttggcagacgggaacggggtctccaatgcaggtccaggaactcgggcagccacggggggtcag gtgccacgggcagccacggcgggtcaggtgccacgggcagccacggcgggtcaggtgccacgggcagccacggcgggtcaggtgccacgggcagccacggcgggtcaggtgccacgggcagccacggcgggtcaggtgccacgggcagccacggcgggtcaggtgccacgggcagccacggcgggtcaggtgccacgggcagccacggcgggtcaggtgccacgggcagccacggcgggtcaggtgccacgggcagccacggcgggtcaggtgccacgggcagccacggcgggtcaggtgccacgggcagccacggcgggtcaggtggcttaggcaaccacggcgggtcaggtggcttgggcacccacggcgggtcag gtggcttgggcacccacggcgggtcaggtggcttgggcaaccacggcgggtcaggtggcttaggcgcccacggcaggtcagggtccgtagccggccacagcagttcacaggcggttgaagaccgtgggcgtgtaaggtccccacccgcaagctcaagcaattcggaggccgctgatgatcgcggccgtgcagggtccccacccacaagctccccaccctcaggtatatggcccccccccaaaaagttcttggggaattcaacggaggccgtggcggtttcgtgggtaaggagctcaAGTGACGCCGGTAGGGCAGAAAGcttgggtggcgccggcagggcagaCCAAGGGGGCTCCGTGACCATATCAGGGAGAGCGGGCTGCTCGGTGACGGCCTTCGCGGGTGAATCAGGAAGAGCagactgctctgggacggcagcgggctga
- the LOC127512028 gene encoding PE-PGRS family protein PE_PGRS5-like isoform X37, translated as MGSGVQELTGTDSDRDITPPFRKARPRGVNGTDREGGWVHWRPVGRRERGLQCRSRNSGSHGGSGATGSHGGSGATGSHGGSGATGSHGGSGATGSHGGSGATGSHGGSGATGSHGGSGATGSHGGSGATGSHGGSGGLGNHGGSGGLGTHGGSGGLGTHGGSGGLGNHGGSGGLGAHGRSGSVAGHSSSQAVEDRGRVRSPPASSSNSEAADDRGRAGSPPTSSPPSGIWPPPKKFLGNSTEAVAVSWVRSSSDAGRAESLGGAGRADQGGSVTISGRAGCSVTAFAGESGRADCSGTAAG; from the exons atgggaagtggagtccaggaactgacaggaacagacagtgatcgtgacataacgccccccttccggaaggcgcgtcctcgcggcgtaaatggcacagatagggagggggggtgggtacattggagacctgttggcagacgggaacggggtctccaatgcaggtccaggaactcgggcagccacggggggtcag gtgccacgggcagccacggcgggtcaggtgccacgggcagccacggcgggtcaggtgccacgggcagccacggcgggtcaggtgccacgggcagccacggcgggtcaggtgccacgggcagccacggcgggtcaggtgccacgggcagccacggcgggtcaggtgccacgggcagccacggcgggtcaggtgccacgggcagccacggcgggtcaggtggcttaggcaaccacggcgggtcaggtggcttgggcacccacggcgggtcag gtggcttgggcacccacggcgggtcaggtggcttgggcaaccacggcgggtcaggtggcttaggcgcccacggcaggtcagggtccgtagccggccacagcagttcacaggcggttgaagaccgtgggcgtgtaaggtccccacccgcaagctcaagcaattcggaggccgctgatgatcgcggccgtgcagggtccccacccacaagctccccaccctcaggtatatggcccccccccaaaaagttcttggggaattcaacggaggccgtggcggtttcgtgggtaaggagctcaAGTGACGCCGGTAGGGCAGAAAGcttgggtggcgccggcagggcagaCCAAGGGGGCTCCGTGACCATATCAGGGAGAGCGGGCTGCTCGGTGACGGCCTTCGCGGGTGAATCAGGAAGAGCagactgctctgggacggcagcgggctga
- the LOC127512028 gene encoding PE-PGRS family protein PE_PGRS5-like isoform X5 → MGSGVQELTGTDSDRDITPPFRKARPRGVNGTDREGGWVHWRPVGRRERGLQCRSRNSGSHGGSGATGSHGGSGATGSHGGSGATGSHGGSGATGSHGGSGATGSHGGSGATGSHGGSGATGSHGGSGATGSHGGSGATGSHGGSGATGSHGGSGATGSHGGSGATGSHGGSGATGSHGGSGATGSHGGSGATGSHGGSGATGSHGGSGATGSHGGSGGLGTHGGSGGLGTHGGSGGLGNHGGSGGLGAHGRSGSVAGHSSSQAVEDRGRVRSPPASSSNSEAADDRGRAGSPPTSSPPSGIWPPPKKFLGNSTEAVAVSWVRSSSDAGRAESLGGAGRADQGGSVTISGRAGCSVTAFAGESGRADCSGTAAG, encoded by the exons atgggaagtggagtccaggaactgacaggaacagacagtgatcgtgacataacgccccccttccggaaggcgcgtcctcgcggcgtaaatggcacagatagggagggggggtgggtacattggagacctgttggcagacgggaacggggtctccaatgcaggtccaggaactcgggcagccacggggggtcag gtgccacgggcagccacggcgggtcaggtgccacgggcagccacggcgggtcaggtgccacgggcagccacggcgggtcaggtgccacgggcagccacggcgggtcaggtgccacgggcagccacggcgggtcaggtgccacgggcagccacggcgggtcaggtgccacgggcagccacggcgggtcaggtgccacgggcagccacggcgggtcaggtgccacgggcagccacggcgggtcaggtgccacgggcagccacggcgggtcaggtgccacgggcagccacggcgggtcaggtgccacgggcagccacggcgggtcaggtgccacgggcagccacggcgggtcaggtgccacgggcagccacggcgggtcaggtgccacgggcagccacggcgggtcaggtgccacgggcagccacggcgggtcaggtgccacgggcagccacggcgggtcag gtggcttgggcacccacggcgggtcag gtggcttgggcacccacggcgggtcaggtggcttgggcaaccacggcgggtcaggtggcttaggcgcccacggcaggtcagggtccgtagccggccacagcagttcacaggcggttgaagaccgtgggcgtgtaaggtccccacccgcaagctcaagcaattcggaggccgctgatgatcgcggccgtgcagggtccccacccacaagctccccaccctcaggtatatggcccccccccaaaaagttcttggggaattcaacggaggccgtggcggtttcgtgggtaaggagctcaAGTGACGCCGGTAGGGCAGAAAGcttgggtggcgccggcagggcagaCCAAGGGGGCTCCGTGACCATATCAGGGAGAGCGGGCTGCTCGGTGACGGCCTTCGCGGGTGAATCAGGAAGAGCagactgctctgggacggcagcgggctga
- the LOC127512028 gene encoding uncharacterized protein LOC127512028 isoform X1, translated as MGSGVQELTGTDSDRDITPPFRKARPRGVNGTDREGGWVHWRPVGRRERGLQCRSRNSGSHGGSGATGSHGGSGATGSHGGSGATGSHGGSGATGSHGGSGATGSHGGSGATGSHGGSGATGSHGGSGATGSHGGSGATGSHGGSGATGSHGGSGATGSHGGSGATGSHGGSGATGSHGGSGATGSHGGSGATGSHGGSGATGSHGGSGATGSHGGSGATGSHGGSGGLGNHGGSGGLGTHGGSGGLGTHGGSGGLGNHGGSGGLGAHGRSGSVAGHSSSQAVEDRGRVRSPPASSSNSEAADDRGRAGSPPTSSPPSGIWPPPKKFLGNSTEAVAVSWVRSSSDAGRAESLGGAGRADQGGSVTISGRAGCSVTAFAGESGRADCSGTAAG; from the exons atgggaagtggagtccaggaactgacaggaacagacagtgatcgtgacataacgccccccttccggaaggcgcgtcctcgcggcgtaaatggcacagatagggagggggggtgggtacattggagacctgttggcagacgggaacggggtctccaatgcaggtccaggaactcgggcagccacggggggtcag gtgccacgggcagccacggcgggtcaggtgccacgggcagccacggcgggtcaggtgccacgggcagccacggcgggtcaggtgccacgggcagccacggcgggtcaggtgccacgggcagccacggcgggtcaggtgccacgggcagccacggcgggtcaggtgccacgggcagccacggcgggtcaggtgccacgggcagccacggcgggtcaggtgccacgggcagccacggcgggtcaggtgccacgggcagccacggcgggtcaggtgccacgggcagccacggcgggtcaggtgccacgggcagccacggcgggtcaggtgccacgggcagccacggcgggtcaggtgccacgggcagccacggcgggtcaggtgccacgggcagccacggcgggtcaggtgccacgggcagccacggcgggtcaggtgccacgggcagccacggcgggtcaggtgccacgggcagccacggcgggtcaggtggcttaggcaaccacggcgggtcaggtggcttgggcacccacggcgggtcag gtggcttgggcacccacggcgggtcaggtggcttgggcaaccacggcgggtcaggtggcttaggcgcccacggcaggtcagggtccgtagccggccacagcagttcacaggcggttgaagaccgtgggcgtgtaaggtccccacccgcaagctcaagcaattcggaggccgctgatgatcgcggccgtgcagggtccccacccacaagctccccaccctcaggtatatggcccccccccaaaaagttcttggggaattcaacggaggccgtggcggtttcgtgggtaaggagctcaAGTGACGCCGGTAGGGCAGAAAGcttgggtggcgccggcagggcagaCCAAGGGGGCTCCGTGACCATATCAGGGAGAGCGGGCTGCTCGGTGACGGCCTTCGCGGGTGAATCAGGAAGAGCagactgctctgggacggcagcgggctga
- the LOC127512028 gene encoding PE-PGRS family protein PE_PGRS5-like isoform X35: protein MGSGVQELTGTDSDRDITPPFRKARPRGVNGTDREGGWVHWRPVGRRERGLQCRSRNSGSHGGSGATGSHGGSGATGSHGGSGATGSHGGSGATGSHGGSGATGSHGGSGATGSHGGSGATGSHGGSGATGSHGGSGATGSHGGSGATGSHGGSGATGSHGGSGATGSHGGSGGLGAHGRSGSVAGHSSSQAVEDRGRVRSPPASSSNSEAADDRGRAGSPPTSSPPSGIWPPPKKFLGNSTEAVAVSWVRSSSDAGRAESLGGAGRADQGGSVTISGRAGCSVTAFAGESGRADCSGTAAG, encoded by the exons atgggaagtggagtccaggaactgacaggaacagacagtgatcgtgacataacgccccccttccggaaggcgcgtcctcgcggcgtaaatggcacagatagggagggggggtgggtacattggagacctgttggcagacgggaacggggtctccaatgcaggtccaggaactcgggcagccacggggggtcag gtgccacgggcagccacggcgggtcaggtgccacgggcagccacggcgggtcaggtgccacgggcagccacggcgggtcaggtgccacgggcagccacggcgggtcaggtgccacgggcagccacggcgggtcaggtgccacgggcagccacggcgggtcaggtgccacgggcagccacggcgggtcaggtgccacgggcagccacggcgggtcaggtgccacgggcagccacggcgggtcaggtgccacgggcagccacggcgggtcaggtgccacgggcagccacggcgggtcaggtgccacgggcagccacggcgggtcag gtggcttaggcgcccacggcaggtcagggtccgtagccggccacagcagttcacaggcggttgaagaccgtgggcgtgtaaggtccccacccgcaagctcaagcaattcggaggccgctgatgatcgcggccgtgcagggtccccacccacaagctccccaccctcaggtatatggcccccccccaaaaagttcttggggaattcaacggaggccgtggcggtttcgtgggtaaggagctcaAGTGACGCCGGTAGGGCAGAAAGcttgggtggcgccggcagggcagaCCAAGGGGGCTCCGTGACCATATCAGGGAGAGCGGGCTGCTCGGTGACGGCCTTCGCGGGTGAATCAGGAAGAGCagactgctctgggacggcagcgggctga
- the LOC127512028 gene encoding uncharacterized protein LOC127512028 isoform X17, giving the protein MGSGVQELTGTDSDRDITPPFRKARPRGVNGTDREGGWVHWRPVGRRERGLQCRSRNSGSHGGSGATGSHGGSGATGSHGGSGATGSHGGSGATGSHGGSGATGSHGGSGATGSHGGSGATGSHGGSGATGSHGGSGATGSHGGSGATGSHGGSGATGSHGGSGATGSHGGSGATGSHGGSGGLGNHGGSGGLGTHGGSGGLGTHGGSGGLGNHGGSGGLGAHGRSGSVAGHSSSQAVEDRGRVRSPPASSSNSEAADDRGRAGSPPTSSPPSGIWPPPKKFLGNSTEAVAVSWVRSSSDAGRAESLGGAGRADQGGSVTISGRAGCSVTAFAGESGRADCSGTAAG; this is encoded by the exons atgggaagtggagtccaggaactgacaggaacagacagtgatcgtgacataacgccccccttccggaaggcgcgtcctcgcggcgtaaatggcacagatagggagggggggtgggtacattggagacctgttggcagacgggaacggggtctccaatgcaggtccaggaactcgggcagccacggggggtcag gtgccacgggcagccacggcgggtcaggtgccacgggcagccacggcgggtcaggtgccacgggcagccacggcgggtcaggtgccacgggcagccacggcgggtcaggtgccacgggcagccacggcgggtcaggtgccacgggcagccacggcgggtcaggtgccacgggcagccacggcgggtcaggtgccacgggcagccacggcgggtcaggtgccacgggcagccacggcgggtcaggtgccacgggcagccacggcgggtcaggtgccacgggcagccacggcgggtcaggtgccacgggcagccacggcgggtcaggtgccacgggcagccacggcgggtcaggtggcttaggcaaccacggcgggtcaggtggcttgggcacccacggcgggtcag gtggcttgggcacccacggcgggtcaggtggcttgggcaaccacggcgggtcaggtggcttaggcgcccacggcaggtcagggtccgtagccggccacagcagttcacaggcggttgaagaccgtgggcgtgtaaggtccccacccgcaagctcaagcaattcggaggccgctgatgatcgcggccgtgcagggtccccacccacaagctccccaccctcaggtatatggcccccccccaaaaagttcttggggaattcaacggaggccgtggcggtttcgtgggtaaggagctcaAGTGACGCCGGTAGGGCAGAAAGcttgggtggcgccggcagggcagaCCAAGGGGGCTCCGTGACCATATCAGGGAGAGCGGGCTGCTCGGTGACGGCCTTCGCGGGTGAATCAGGAAGAGCagactgctctgggacggcagcgggctga
- the LOC127512028 gene encoding uncharacterized protein LOC127512028 isoform X9: MGSGVQELTGTDSDRDITPPFRKARPRGVNGTDREGGWVHWRPVGRRERGLQCRSRNSGSHGGSGATGSHGGSGATGSHGGSGATGSHGGSGATGSHGGSGATGSHGGSGATGSHGGSGATGSHGGSGATGSHGGSGATGSHGGSGATGSHGGSGATGSHGGSGATGSHGGSGATGSHGGSGATGSHGGSGATGSHGGSGGLGNHGGSGGLGTHGGSGGLGTHGGSGGLGNHGGSGGLGAHGRSGSVAGHSSSQAVEDRGRVRSPPASSSNSEAADDRGRAGSPPTSSPPSGIWPPPKKFLGNSTEAVAVSWVRSSSDAGRAESLGGAGRADQGGSVTISGRAGCSVTAFAGESGRADCSGTAAG, translated from the exons atgggaagtggagtccaggaactgacaggaacagacagtgatcgtgacataacgccccccttccggaaggcgcgtcctcgcggcgtaaatggcacagatagggagggggggtgggtacattggagacctgttggcagacgggaacggggtctccaatgcaggtccaggaactcgggcagccacggggggtcag gtgccacgggcagccacggcgggtcaggtgccacgggcagccacggcgggtcaggtgccacgggcagccacggcgggtcaggtgccacgggcagccacggcgggtcaggtgccacgggcagccacggcgggtcaggtgccacgggcagccacggcgggtcaggtgccacgggcagccacggcgggtcaggtgccacgggcagccacggcgggtcaggtgccacgggcagccacggcgggtcaggtgccacgggcagccacggcgggtcaggtgccacgggcagccacggcgggtcaggtgccacgggcagccacggcgggtcaggtgccacgggcagccacggcgggtcaggtgccacgggcagccacggcgggtcaggtgccacgggcagccacggcgggtcaggtggcttaggcaaccacggcgggtcaggtggcttgggcacccacggcgggtcag gtggcttgggcacccacggcgggtcaggtggcttgggcaaccacggcgggtcaggtggcttaggcgcccacggcaggtcagggtccgtagccggccacagcagttcacaggcggttgaagaccgtgggcgtgtaaggtccccacccgcaagctcaagcaattcggaggccgctgatgatcgcggccgtgcagggtccccacccacaagctccccaccctcaggtatatggcccccccccaaaaagttcttggggaattcaacggaggccgtggcggtttcgtgggtaaggagctcaAGTGACGCCGGTAGGGCAGAAAGcttgggtggcgccggcagggcagaCCAAGGGGGCTCCGTGACCATATCAGGGAGAGCGGGCTGCTCGGTGACGGCCTTCGCGGGTGAATCAGGAAGAGCagactgctctgggacggcagcgggctga
- the LOC127512028 gene encoding uncharacterized protein LOC127512028 isoform X6: MGSGVQELTGTDSDRDITPPFRKARPRGVNGTDREGGWVHWRPVGRRERGLQCRSRNSGSHGGSGATGSHGGSGATGSHGGSGATGSHGGSGATGSHGGSGATGSHGGSGATGSHGGSGATGSHGGSGATGSHGGSGATGSHGGSGATGSHGGSGATGSHGGSGATGSHGGSGATGSHGGSGATGSHGGSGATGSHGGSGATGSHGGSGGLGNHGGSGGLGTHGGSGGLGTHGGSGGLGNHGGSGGLGAHGRSGSVAGHSSSQAVEDRGRVRSPPASSSNSEAADDRGRAGSPPTSSPPSGIWPPPKKFLGNSTEAVAVSWVRSSSDAGRAESLGGAGRADQGGSVTISGRAGCSVTAFAGESGRADCSGTAAG; this comes from the exons atgggaagtggagtccaggaactgacaggaacagacagtgatcgtgacataacgccccccttccggaaggcgcgtcctcgcggcgtaaatggcacagatagggagggggggtgggtacattggagacctgttggcagacgggaacggggtctccaatgcaggtccaggaactcgggcagccacggggggtcag gtgccacgggcagccacggcgggtcaggtgccacgggcagccacggcgggtcaggtgccacgggcagccacggcgggtcaggtgccacgggcagccacggcgggtcaggtgccacgggcagccacggcgggtcaggtgccacgggcagccacggcgggtcaggtgccacgggcagccacggcgggtcaggtgccacgggcagccacggcgggtcaggtgccacgggcagccacggcgggtcaggtgccacgggcagccacggcgggtcaggtgccacgggcagccacggcgggtcaggtgccacgggcagccacggcgggtcaggtgccacgggcagccacggcgggtcaggtgccacgggcagccacggcgggtcaggtgccacgggcagccacggcgggtcaggtgccacgggcagccacggcgggtcaggtggcttaggcaaccacggcgggtcaggtggcttgggcacccacggcgggtcag gtggcttgggcacccacggcgggtcaggtggcttgggcaaccacggcgggtcaggtggcttaggcgcccacggcaggtcagggtccgtagccggccacagcagttcacaggcggttgaagaccgtgggcgtgtaaggtccccacccgcaagctcaagcaattcggaggccgctgatgatcgcggccgtgcagggtccccacccacaagctccccaccctcaggtatatggcccccccccaaaaagttcttggggaattcaacggaggccgtggcggtttcgtgggtaaggagctcaAGTGACGCCGGTAGGGCAGAAAGcttgggtggcgccggcagggcagaCCAAGGGGGCTCCGTGACCATATCAGGGAGAGCGGGCTGCTCGGTGACGGCCTTCGCGGGTGAATCAGGAAGAGCagactgctctgggacggcagcgggctga